The Poseidonibacter lekithochrous region AAGGAGAATTAATAGTATTTTATTTTGAAGCTTTAGGTTATTCATATTTACTCCATATGTTGATTATTTTTGTAAATATATTCAAATTTAAATGAATGGCTTATTAATAATTATTTTATGTAACCATATTGTAACCTTCAAGTTATTTCCTAGTTATTAAATACTTTTTATTGCAAATTAAATAACTTAATATAACTTTTAATTGCAACATTGCTGACACTCTTTAAAAAAAAGACTTTCATCAATTTTACAAATCACACACTTATGTTCTAAATCTTCACTTCTTAATATTCTTTTTTTAGTACATTTATTATTTTTTAATGCCCAATAAGAAACCCTAGCCACGCAGTCAAAGGCTAGTTTATTTAAAGTTTCTGAATCTGTATATGGATTTTTAGCTACAGATGATCTAACATTAGAGTAAGGTGATGAAGAGAAAATTCTTAATTGTTTTTTTGATTTACACACTTGTGTTTCTAAAATAAGTTTTTGTTCAGATGAATACATTGTTTACTCTTTAATAATATTTATATGTAAATATATTTTAAATTAAATTAAGAAACAATATAAAGTTATTTTCTGTAACTAAAATGTAATTTTGGGATATTTTGAATTAATAAAACTATTATTAACTAGTATTTTAAGAAGGTGGGATTAATTACTTAATCCCATAGTTTTTGATTATAAATCAACTAAAGCTTTAAATGTAGCACCACATCTACCTATGTTATCAACATTAACATGCGATCTCTCATCTAATCTTCCATCTTCAAGATATTGGTGTTTTAATTCTAAGATTACAGGAGTAGTTACACCTGGAACATCAACTGTATCATAGTAATCACATAATAAAGCACTTTGAGAAGAAGAAATCATTGGTGGGTAACCATCCATAACTGCATTAACATCTATTTCAAACTTTTCTATTTCACTCTCTTCTTTTCCTAAAGGAAGTGCACATTTTTTAACTTGATCAGCATTGTCTTTATTAACAAAACAAATAGTAGCTTTTTTGTGTTTTAAAATATTTGCAAGTGAGTCTTTTGGAATACCAGCTTCTTTCTCTCCAATTGCAACAATTACTAATGCTGGATTAGTTGAGATTGGTATAAAATATGAAAAAGGTGCTGCATTTAATACACCTTCATCTTCAGTTACAATCCAAGCAATAGGTCTTGGTATTACTGTATCTGACATAATTTTATATCTATTTAAATCGTTGATATCTTTATAATCTAAAATCATTCTTTTCCCTTATTTTTTATGGCTAAAATATATAAAATTATAGCTAAATATAAGGATTCAAAGAAAAACTAGTTTAGATTTTTTAGGCTAATTAAAAGGTTTGTTTCTAAAGGTTAAGAATTATCCATAGGTAATGAAATTTTAAAAGATGCACCATTATAAATCACATCTTCAATAATAAACTCTTCATTGTTTACTGATATTTTCCCATTCATATGATTAACTAAAATTTGTTTTGTCATATACAATCCAACACCCGTACCTAAGCTTTTTTCTTTTGTAGTAAAGTATGGTTGGAATATCTTTTCAAGATTCTCTTTAGGAATTCCACCTCCACTATCTTTGATTACAATACAAGCTTCATTCTCTTCTTGGAAAACATCAATTACAATAACTCTTTTCCCTTCAATTTGTTCAATTACAGAGTCTCTCGCATTATTTAGGATATTAAGTACTGCTTGTAATAATTCATTCTTAATAGCTTTGATTTCTATACTATTAAAGTTTGTAATTACTTTTATATAATTGTTTTGCATTGAGGCAGCAATTAGGTTAATATTCTTTTCCATTAAAGATACTAAATCAAATTTTTCAACTTCTTTATTATCAATAAAAAAGTTTCTAAAGTCATCAATTGTACTAGATAGATGTTTTGTAGTATCAATAATTTTTTGTAAGTCTTTTTTTAAATCATCTTCTTTTAATGTTTTATAATCAACCTTAATAACTGAACCACTAGCAATTGTAGAAATTATACTTAAAGGTTGTCGCCATTGATGAGCAATATTACCAATCATTTCACCCATTGCTGCCATTTTAGATTGAGAATAAACCATTTGGTCTTTTTTTCTATTCTTTCGTACTTCATCTTTGAATTTCTTTTTTAGTTTATCATTTAGTATTTCTAATTGATTTGTTTTTTCTACAACTTTTACTTCAAGTGTTGCATTTATATTTCGAAGTGCATTTTTTTGGCTTTCTATTCTTTTTTGATAAGTTGTTAGTATTTGATTGATTTTGATTGATAGAAAATAAGATAAAATACTTGCAACTAGAACAAAAGCTGCTGCTATTTGAGTTGACTCTTTTATTATCTCTTCTCTTTTTAGCTCATTTTGTTCTTTTATATTATTAAGATAAGTAGATATATTATTGATATCTAAACTTAGAGTAATAACCCAATCCCAAGTATCAACATAATTAAATACATATAGTTTATAAGTGTTTTTATTAATCTCTTTCCATATATATTCATATTTACCATTTGATAAATCAGCTTTAGATTTTTTTTGATATTGCCATAAAAGTTCATTTATTTCTACATCTTTTTCAATATCTTTAAACTCTATTTTTTTGTTTTGTTTTTCTCTGAGGTTTTGAATAAT contains the following coding sequences:
- a CDS encoding cache domain-containing protein, whose translation is MFKEKYISKFIFVVPILFIILTSGIFTFLHIKNAEKNFQSDFINLKQNFLKEEQLRLEPIVSSINSYIKFKKATSINIVKNKIKLKVDIAGSLLSKHINKDLNTERISQIKISLLSDLNKINNKDTGRYFINDYSKKENSFLSNTSSLSKEFIFKYNELLGVKKEGYIVNKEFYEKNLEIKELTKLTYIKNFEKLKLTVSYSLYLNDYEKITKKEVLNRLNLMSIETYGNIFTLDKNFGIIQNLREKQNKKIEFKDIEKDVEINELLWQYQKKSKADLSNGKYEYIWKEINKNTYKLYVFNYVDTWDWVITLSLDINNISTYLNNIKEQNELKREEIIKESTQIAAAFVLVASILSYFLSIKINQILTTYQKRIESQKNALRNINATLEVKVVEKTNQLEILNDKLKKKFKDEVRKNRKKDQMVYSQSKMAAMGEMIGNIAHQWRQPLSIISTIASGSVIKVDYKTLKEDDLKKDLQKIIDTTKHLSSTIDDFRNFFIDNKEVEKFDLVSLMEKNINLIAASMQNNYIKVITNFNSIEIKAIKNELLQAVLNILNNARDSVIEQIEGKRVIVIDVFQEENEACIVIKDSGGGIPKENLEKIFQPYFTTKEKSLGTGVGLYMTKQILVNHMNGKISVNNEEFIIEDVIYNGASFKISLPMDNS
- a CDS encoding flavin reductase family protein → MILDYKDINDLNRYKIMSDTVIPRPIAWIVTEDEGVLNAAPFSYFIPISTNPALVIVAIGEKEAGIPKDSLANILKHKKATICFVNKDNADQVKKCALPLGKEESEIEKFEIDVNAVMDGYPPMISSSQSALLCDYYDTVDVPGVTTPVILELKHQYLEDGRLDERSHVNVDNIGRCGATFKALVDL